ttaaatttcttgttgggGTCTGTCCCATTTTAAGTTCTTGTTAGGGTCAGTCCTCATTTTCAAAAACGGCAGTCCTTCGAATAGTAgctgcagccgaataacacaggtaagtgtTTGGTGTCtaattctttgtctcaagtttttccaaaactcaaacaaagaggggcaaactgtagacaccaaatttttttaaataatttttcatcctaattttatttttatttttagtaatttttatctattattttaatTCCATGATTTTAGTTATTAGATTTTTAGTATTTGtatagcattttagattattattattattatctgttgttttattttagtttttatttttgcattcattttcgcccttttagttgtttatttttattgtaagactttttagcatagaatttgtgaaaaagagaaaattatttataaaaaaaaaagaaagaaaaagaaaaaaaagaaaagaacttggTTTTATGGCTTACGTTTACCTGaaaatttggaaacgatttgAAGTTTGATGGTTTGAGTGAAGTGTTTGAATAATTTCTTTTGTTCCTGATGATCCCCCCATTAATTCATCAGAAACCAACTGCAGTTTTCTTTAGCCTGCAATTCCCTCATGTTTTCATTCGCTTGGATTGTCAGTGGCCATGGTGTTCATCAAAGGGTGTTGAGGGTTTCTAGGGGATCCGTGTTGATGAATGTTTGCTTTTGATTTGAGTTTGGTACCAAAATGCGTCGCATGTAATTGCTGGAATCTCAAAGTATCAGAAATTTGCTGCAAAATGTTGATGTAGTTTAGTTGCACGTAAAGTTCAGCAGCCTTGTTTTATTGTTCCTCTCTCTTATCCCAAGTTTTTGCATTCTGTGTTTAGCTAGCGAACCAATTAGAACTCTCTTGTGATGTTCGGCATGTATACATCTAAGCTGCATAAAAAGTGCGTAAAATGGTTGCTGAAGAAGGAATTGCAGAACCTTCATGAAAATAACGTCTCTTTGGTTTGCATGCATGAAGTTCTTTCAAAATTTGCATTTCAACCTCACATGTTTCTCCTCATtctacaaaggcccaattatgttttatttcttgcaattaagtccgaattaattgcaacttgaaccattacttgaccttttctttactCTTGGACCCTTGAAATTCCCAAATAGTTTAATTGGACTTGAAAAGATTTGGttaataattacttttgggattgGTTGGTAATTTTCCTTCTTTGTAATTATgcgttatttgattatttttaagttgcaattgaggAAGGATTCGATGATTTTGTGGATTCAAATTGTCTTATTTACATTTTACcgttaaattggtgcattaatcccttgctttgatggttttagctcaagttatctctttctttggtgactctagcccaagttaagtcttgttcactttactaacatcacaaacggggaggtataaattcttttatccttttttgtctctcctctatgtgatccaacgtgttaaatgagaattgcatgtctactttgcatTCCttacctttctttaatttctgtcatttatttcatttacttttactttttcattctttatttatggggtatgtgtacacctcttggcttgtaatagatagggctgtggaaAGCATTCTTATccacttttccccttccccatttgttttagttagtcaatgtaataggttcattagcttggttgcttgttttgttgctacgtgttaatttgttttattaggctcttgcatttagtcgaacatgctaaatgttatgtgctacgtgtttataggtgattggcatgtctactcgctttctatagtcatagatgaatgtgatggatgaatgcgtcaccatagctagtccaacgctggtcatGGTTTTTCCTCTCGATctctcacaagtccaatgcttgtgagagaagtttagaaaagggctagtccaatgctagacccaataggccgtcccctctcgttggtacatacttgcatgtctcactacatttcatatatttttcttagttttttagcatttggcatgcttctccaatcctttccccttcatcttaggtttttgcatcctcatgctagttatagggtataTTTGTTTGAAAGTCCCCTTTCGGTaggggaaacgagcgagtgtggctacaaaatagccttagcacgctagttcttctttctaatcaaaaggaaaattaaaatcgtgaggttaggagtcattcccgtacccgacttgatgcattcctctaggttcatacactctcatttttatcatatcacttcctcactttctttatccacattctctcactacttatatttttctcaatccacatgccatgttcacacatttttcttcttttcctatcacttatttatttttctatctcacaaattgcacccaattgcacttatatttaCTATACCATATTtttatccacttgcacacatacaccttcAATTTTCTTAActggcacacttgcacttttcttacatttgcacacttacactcatacttgagtcttcatttgcattattcatgacctctatgagggctttccttactggccatcacaattcatgtgattgggaccaaaaagcctcataagagacattttagatttaggattgcatttttcttttttcgcatccattagtcatatccaacatgcaacacatactttgggtagaagaattaggaaaagaaaggctaagtcacgcaactagctttggctagggtaagggagtgccttagactttgtctttgccttctcccttatcaaatgtgactcccgatccctttttttggttacgtagatctaaaatttctttaaaaaggatttgtttacttttctttccaaaaaaaatcactttttgggtgatttggtacaccctaactctataccaagtgacaactccttttctatctaaaaccctttgtttggccaaaccgtcgcatttcacaatcccacagccttttattttcactttcacacacgttcacatacatatcccacacactactttcacacctcaAAAAGTGGAGCGCGACATGATGcgtggaagaaaaaaaatgttgtagaatttattttttaaatttttttttacatttagGAGTTTTTTTCATATAGTGTGGATGAAATATTTTTGGAGTTAATTTTGTTCGTATATTATTATAGtaatgtatttgaaaaactaaattTCGAGAAATAAGCCAATCGATATGGAGCTAAAATTATTCAAACTTAAATTACCCGTACAGCTCAAGTCTAAGTCTGCCGCGGATTTAGCAGCCAATCAACCCACCGTAACTTGCACTTCCAAAATCATTTGTCATTAGAaggtaaaatcaaatttaacaaaattaaccTATACATTCAACtttttaacaaatcagatagcAGTAATGAACTGAGAATGTCACGTAATGCATGCTCTGGAGTCTAGACACGAACTCTGTTAAAGCACTAGTAACATCTTGTCCTGGATTGGCagtaaaaattgaaatatggGAACCATAAAAGGTAAAATTGGAATATGAAAAAGCATACATAACATATGGTTGAGTTCGGATCCATAAGGAATTAAAAAACTGATCTAGGAGACGAAGCATTGGAACTGACCCCATTCCATATATTTACTGTTGCGTATTTGGATTCAGACAATCTTCTTGCATATATTCTGTAACAAGAATCACTTTCTTACACTTACAAACCCTGCCATCAATTCAATGCCTAATAGATAATACGACTGCAATGCTGAAGAGAACCAGAAGTCCAAAATTACCCCCTGGTAGAATCGTTATCCTGTTCAAAGAAACCTTAAACTTCAGAAACATTCTATTCAATTCCCAAGAGATGCTGACTGGAGGAATCGGAAAAACTGATTAGCTACATGTCTAAAGCAACAAATAACTTTTATTCGGTGACTGTGCTTACAGTAAAACTTAGGAAAGCTTTTGTCTTTTGCATCATTCTTAATGACGTATTTTAATGCTTCACGTGTAATTATCTTTATTAGATTTCAGAAGTAGACAATTTCAGTCCATTAACCAGAAGACATGTAATTCTGGCGTGATAGCGAAAGATAgataaatgaaaaggaaatgtgTAACATGGAACGGCAATGAACATCCTTGGGATGGTTCATAACAAAATGTAGCAAACAAGTGTATTCTTTAATCTGTTCTAGATCATTGGGacacaaaaaaaattccagcttaCCTGCGTTTTGTCTGCTGCTGGTAAACATGCATCATTACCGGAGGGAGGAtgccaaaaagaaaacaattggcATATATCCCAGCATAGTCAAGAGCTCTGGAAAATGTAGAGGGAAATAAGGCAGCAACTAGAACAGGAAGACCAAGTACAAAAGGCATCACAAATCTTCTCAATGAATTCCACACACAGGctgaattaaatttggaaccAGAATGGACATTAAGACCACTGTAAGATATTCTGCCTGCATTTCCTGGGCCTTGTGCATATGTGAATGTCGTCTGCCCAATTTTTCCAACTTCATTTTGAAATCCTTGAGGTCCCTGGCTTCTCATTTGCCTTGAATTAGATTTAGCAAAGATGAACTCTAGTGTATCGGCAAGCTGTTTAGGAAAGCTAACAGCATAACCAATTAAGCTAGTTGCCAGCGCTGAAAATGCAAAGGCTTGAACGGCTGATAAAGCAGAACGGTTTACTGAAAGCAAAAGTGAAATGGGATCCTTAATTGACGATGTATTGTTTGTACCAGCAAGCCCCAATACTATAGTATTCCATGATAGAACCATAAGCAATGGAATACTTCCACCAAATAGTATTGCTTTTCGAGCGTCATGTATAGTGTTCCcagaaattttacaaataaaaggAGTGATCACATGAAACCCCAGTGTTAGAACAGCAATGGGTATAGCTGGCAAAACTAAAGAAATCTCCCATGAAGCATACACAAAGGAAACTAAGATATTATTTCGCCCAACAAGGAAACCAATTCCAACAAGTGCTATTATGGAGAAAAGCATCATGATGCATAGAAATCTATTAGCCGAGTCAATGGCCTTAAATGGGAATAACCACAGAGTTAGTCCTACCATAGATGGAAACAACCCATTTGCAATTATAGGATTTAACCATGGGAAGCACTGAGAGACAATAGCACCAATGCCTGACACACAAGCCACTAACAAAGAAAAGCTCAAGGATGCATAAACCAAAGCAACAAAAGTACCAAGACTACTTCCCAATGTCTTCCTAGCAAGGCCCGTGAAGCTAACTTCAGCAACACTATCTTGTTTCATTACTGCAAAGCTGAGCTCTGCAACAAGAATAACAGAAGAAATAACGTAGAGCCAAGAGAAGATTAGGGCAAATGTTGATGGAACTGGACCTGATTTTAGGGTTGCTGCAGGTAATCCCAACATTCCAGGCCCTACAGCTGTTCCCACGATTAAACCCACAGCTCCCCAGAAATTCTTCTCAGGGGTTTCTTGGTGAACTTTTTCAAGGCTGTAAGATTTCTCCAGAGCACAAGCATCATAACCACCATTCTCCAAACTGACAGAGATAGTGGAATTATTCTGATTTTTACACCTTACAGCCAAAGCGAATTGTCGACAGGAATAATCTGTGTGCCATACAAATATTGGGTTCTTGTGCGCTTGAGACATGCATGGGTAGAACCTCCGATTTGTGTAATCTAATAATGACAATTTCAGATTTTGGATGTTTCTTGAGAAACGAAATACGGGTGCGTTCAGCGTCAAAGTAGCATATTGATATGTTAAGATGTTCATTTTCTGGGCCTCTCACCATTACATTCACTTGCTAGTCATTCACCATAATTACAGAAGTTGCAGCGGTGAAGCATCAGGCCTACAGCACAAGAATAAGTTGTTTTTCTTGTATTAATCAAAAAATTCCTTTTAGGTTTTAAgtatttgagatatttgaatagtttaatACCTTCAATTAGAGGACACAGTTGTCTATTCCACTAGTTCTccttacttcttttttttttttttttttgagagcgGGGAGACAGGTGTCTAATTATTCACAAACTGGAATGGAACTAAGAAAAAATGGTTTCTTCCATCCAGTCATTTTCTTTGATTGAACTACCAAGATGTCCAATCAAACTCAAAAATCCATCGTATCTGATATCTCTAAAATTTGAAGCCAAATGTTCTCTATTTTCTGTGTTCTACATCCCACTTAGCAACAAAATGAGGCAGTTTGCTTGCAACTGGAACTGCTAGGACATATCCACCTGCAAGCAGCTATCCACTGAAGTAGTGAATAGTCTCCTCTACGTTATTACCACGATTGCATTTCATACCATAGATGACAAGCCCAAAAGCAAACACCAACTTTATTGAAAGTTTTTTAATCACGTTCAAGACTAAAACCCAGATTAGCCAAAAATATCATAATATTTTGCCAAAAAAACTTAGCAGCTTATACTAACTAACCTACTACTAATTCCATAAGGCTATAGTGTCAAAGTATAGAAAACCAGAGGAATAATGTCCACCAATTCTCATCAAGTGAACTAAATCATCTTTATTTCATTCACGAACAACTGATTGAGTACTCAGGCAACTGGAAAAGTTAAAATGACcaaatgaaaaattcaaaatctaTGAAAACACCAATAAATttcaagagaaaaagagaagaaaaacccccacaagaaagaaaaggcaGCTAAACTCATCCGGGTTGGGCTTGAATATAGTTAGCATTtaccaaacgaaataatttagaCCAGTGGTACTATCATTTATGAGCAATTTATCACAACAACGTCAACGAACAAATCACTGCCACAAGGAAAGGAGGACATTTCCAATAGTACTTGAAAGTTCTTTTATCAATGGAGCATGAATTAAGGCATACTTATCAAACTAATAGAAATTAACATAGTTCCTATCGATTTTTTTTATTACCGTAGTGTATCCTTGAGAGATATAAACGAACCTGCATTCAGTATGGgtactttcattttctatatAAGCCGCCGCCGAAGTGGAGACGAAAGTGCCCAAAAATGTCAGGGTTAATGGATTCAGGGGTGCAGGTTACTACCAGCTGGTCCGCCCCTTTCCTAAGGAGGAGTAAATCTCTGTCAAAGTAGCATGGAGTTGAAGGACCTGCGAATCCAGCACCTAAATTCCAGGGACGAATGGAGTTGAAGGACCTCGATTCTAGGGAGTGGCACGGAGTAGATGGCCAgaaacatcaccaaattatttaaaattgcaCTGTTATGGtcattcaattttattttttttttataaaaggtCACCTATCGTCAACTCTTTAATTGCAATTTTAGTACCAATATTTAGGATAATATCAGTTTTAGTCCTTAATGTTTAAATAAAAGCAAATCTACttctaaatgtttcaatttctaAACACAATTTCAATTAAAATTGCACTGTTTTGGCCGTTCAACAATTTTTCCCTAAAAGATCACCGATCTTCAACTCTTTAATTGCAATTTTAGTACCAAATATTAGGATATTGATAGTTTTAGTTCTTAATGTTTAGATAAAAGCAAATATAAttctaaatgtttcaatttctaAGCACATTTTCAATAATTCAATTTCTAAGCATAATGCACggtgtaattttcaaacttgccTACAAATGCCCAgttattcaaattcaaatattaaatatgaaaaGTTATATAAAGGTGTGTCAATATCTTTGTGGTTATGTTTTTGTAGTTTTATTAAGTAGTGAAAAATACataatttgttaagaaaatgtAAGACAATATAATGAGTAGATTATTGAGATCATTACGATGTTTCTTGTTTCTGCATACAACAAAAATAGAATAAACAAAAAGATACATGTAATTGAAGAGAAGCTAATAATTTTGTTCGTAAACTTTAGTTTGATTGAATCAGATAATCATGCACTTGttctaaaaataaaagaaattataagaGATAAAATGAAGCTCGATATCTTTTTTTCATGTTCAGCAATTGATATATGCTATAGATACTAGATGAAGTTAATATCTAAATAAATAGCTATAATCATTGAATGAGCACTACAACACATTAGGAGATTGATTCAACAGCTCGGAAGATTGCattgcttctttttttcaacttttttttgttCACAACAACTCTTTCATATACAAATTTGAAAGTTGTCAAATAATtatttttggacaaaacattcTTGAGTAACGTAATTGTTGAAGGCTTATCTAAATAGCTCAAGTGATGCACTTGTCTAGCAgtgaaaagggaagaaaagagattagagaaagaaagaaaagtagtTTTTTCTTTACTTGCTAACTAAACAAAAGTGGCAAAATCATCAGTTTAAGAATGATATATTACTGTATGGCATTGCTTTACATTGGCTAGTTGTAGTTGCACTACCTTGATGTGCCCCAAAAATGTCTTTGTTTTGGGTCGCTCATGACCAAATTTAAGAGTAAGCTCAACATCTGTAAACAATGCTAATTCATGTTGAAAAAGAAGTACATTTAATTGTAAAACATTAAGGACCACTATAAAATAGcaagtgtgacgaccccacctccccctaaggcgtaccaaagggttcggcggaccgcctgcccaactctcgccaagactcactcactcatatcACGTGTATACATCCATGGatcataaataacatcgcaattcaaacttataatttacattgatgcacaatcaaggtacaaagcctcaatatacccaaactggttcaaagtgtatataATCCAAATACAAGACATtttattcgaggaatagcgcgagtataagtcaaaagtcaaaacaactagactacgctagtctttacacgtctcacgcctcgctcgtacccctgtaaggaaaacaaaactaacggagtgagccaaatctcagtgaagttccaaatatcaaattggacatcaaacaaagtaataacagtgtgatagtgaaatagcgagcaaacaagtccaatcaaagaACAAATCCTTCAGgtagtcaagaaatatatattgatcatattcacatgtaaggatataGTGGCTTATGTCTCGGCTCCATCccagcttgatcgattggtagttgacactccgtcaactttcaagtaataactagtccagaaaGAAAACCTCACTTCACGCtagtctccgtccaccgatcaacccccttttcCGGGCTTGCACGCCACatgaaacacgggtggtaatattcgagtataccgattagccgaggagataacactccactcgacattactagttacccagggttcgttatctaatcgactagACCCTTGccgactcaactcgattaagtagccacagggtttctggaattccaggcaagatacaAGTCATATGCATGTAGAACAAGTCAAGTGAAATCGATAAACAATAACAAATCTggatagggcaagtgcgataaagtacacccttaccctatcaaatcacttatatatcatgcgaggacccgaatttttctcacttataattctatttttatggcttaattaattatttgccCTCCCGTTTTcttcgaatattattttctaacgtCTTTAGACCTAATTTCATAAATCTATgggtttgttatatttttaaaatgtctcatttcaaaaattaaattttggaagccgttaagtgaaaatagtgcaCGTGCGTTTGGAACGATAACCGATTTGAGGATACACTaagcttggaaaaaaaaatttagagatACGTACATTAGGAttaaaatagatatttttatatttaactattcaagtattagttagtgaagttatcgttataagaattcttGGAGATTTCGCCGTATCGCACGAAAATTGAAAGTTCACGTATACCGAGACGGAGCGgtaaattggagatttgagaaattattctagactattaagagtgaataatattaacATGAaaacaagtgcattagaggtttagtgcacaagtgaaacaaacccgaggaGAAACGAGCGCATACGCACGGTTACGCGCGCTctccttagttgacttttggagcattttgggccacacattcttaGGCTTCTCATGGGAGCATCACCCCAGATCAAAACCCTCCACTTTATCACCTCAAACAGCCATGcaactctttcttttccttcttcattcCAGCCGTGCAACTCCAAGGAAAAACAAGAccaagttcttcatttttccttcatcgATTCTTGCTTCAAATctccaccaaatcacctcaaaatttaactatactttgctaaacacttggtgatcatcttaagctagAAAAGGGGCTTCATTTCCACAGTTTTCTTGAGTTTCAAAGTGACCAAAAATTCTGATCTAgtcatcaagagaggtaatgaACGATCAACCTCTTAAACCTTTGTTTATGGAAGTTATCTAGCACTTATAAGTTCATAatttcatgtgggtagctttatttatgttgaattttattgtgtgggctctatgaactcccacttttgatggaaggactgatttgatgattgatgatgaaattaatggtggtttagtgcttaaattagtggattaatgttgtattgttggtagaaaatcaaaaggAGTACTTggaccaaaagtgaccattttgcccctgctataTTCGAGCACTTTGGTGCAAATTTTTGAGGTTATAATggcttttttatgttttttatatGTTATAGTGAGTGTgtgaaaagtttcattgaaaaataacatgatttggttggttaaatgTGTTGAATTCCAAAGTtcaccaaatctggaaaattttcccagattgcccaggcagtcattttgtttcggctatatcttTTTGCTCTGATGTCAGAATTGAGTACCGTTTatggcactagaaactagacattcccagctttccaacggtataaaatacgcatcctgattccacctgagcaAACCGTACCACTCATTTGAACTtgactgttctgtttctcggGTTCACTGGAAGGCAGAATAGGAactacaacttgatgctcaaattggggctagttgtggacagatttcgaaaatggtttcttctgagaaattgtagctttatgaatgttTTTTCTAAAGCCACCAAACTACGCTCAATTCTgtgttgaattgagtgagttgtggccaaagtttgaaactgactcagttatgaaattcttcattttggaCTGATCCTTAACTAATCTTAGTTTGGGGTTTGTTATCCGAAAtatttggtgttaatcacctatcaaataaACCTTGGACATATCTTAACATTATCTACtgaaatgaaccatgtttgaggtgttttattggccaaacattttgaaaacggaagtccaaggcagatttgccgagGAACTTCTTGGGAATTTAGTGATTTTGTTAACCAACTTTTCGAATGAATTTTCCTACGAAATTTTGTAGAGGAAtatcccttatatggtaggataatacttccaaatttggtgccattctgagtCCATTCCGATGTTCaatcaaagtcccaaagttgtgAATTAAACTTGGAATTTACTTAACAGTTTCACATTTTcactaactttgagctaccatatcttggtgctcaaaacttcgattcttgttctgcttgttttgttttaaactttgattgtaactctaattgagttacaaattttggaggctggtttgcaacgtgtgaattttacagaatttccaaagttgcccaaaaaccaaccttgaaactgTCTTGGTATTCTAAAGCAGTAACTTTGAACCAACTTTTGAATgtcatccatttggaatcatggaaaagtatcttctagaaacttttagcaCTTTAGaggtagtttccaacggtactaagttttccaattttggacttatagagagtgagatctgatttttcaaagtttgcttgtcgaatctgaaatttccgaacttaaaggaaattgagggtttcaaactctccattttcctccgatattgctagaccattttacacttgatttcaaaggcgaaaatcagatttctcttgtgtttttgaaCGCCACTTCCGAACCTCGATTATGAATGACTAAGGCTCAATTTATGAATTCTCCTTAGAGTGAACACTAGTACAATGTTCTCGATGAGTAGGGaattctaagtgatagtgtataatagttaatggttatttgcccaggcgctcaaggggaccttcaagagaaaCTCGAAGcagacgcctaaacacttgttcgAGCACGTACTCACTTGTTGGAATAGGTgggtgttccatataggagtacgtaatttgaaaaGTCCATGACATGCTTATcccatgattattaagtgttaagtgccacatgttaagtatttaccacactcatgcatatttaagtaaggtatacttgaattactcaacatttttttttaaaacaaaatcaaGTAGACATATATATGTGAACCACTGTCTACCCGGGTACTAATCTAATGGACGGGAATTCCCTAGCATCCAAGGCTAGACACCCACGAACGTCCCTCGACAACTACCGAACTGACTCAAAAACCGTACTTGGATAGCCATGCATGGCCGCTAACCTGTCTGCCACCATGTTTGCTTCTCTGAAAATGTGTGTAATTGTCCCAACCACCTGCCTCAGTAGACGGCGAATCTGACGCAGCAGATTGCAATGCGCCCACCCTCCCAACGCCGACGAGTTGACAAGAGATACCAGAGCCGCCGAGTCTACTTCCACCAACACCCCCTGAACCCCCCCGTGTCACACATTCCCACAACCCTTCCTGAAGCGCCAACGCCTCGGCCCCCAGTACCCCCTTCTCCCCAAACTCCTTGTAAAACGCGAAAATAAGCCTACCATCCGAGTCCCGCAAAACTCCTTCTCCAGTCGCTCTGTCATTGATCACGCTGGCGTCTGTGTTTAATTTGCTCCTATGGGGTGGGGGCCTGTGCCAGGAAACCACTGTTGGCCGCCATTGACGGGTGACCGAACTAGCCAGCCTTGCCCAAGTGTCCTCCATGTCACCATAGAACCGCGCCTTCCTCAGCCTCCCCGCACGGCCCATATCCTGTATGAAGTTGTCCACCTCCCAACTAACTCGCTGCGCAGAGAATGTCTGACCTTCGAAACGTGCCTTGTTTCGACCCTTCCAGAGGAACCACCATATCAGAACCGGAAGGATACATCTGATATGAAAGACCGGCAACCGTGGAAGTGATGCAGCCCATTTCTTCCATAGACTCTCCGgcataaaaacatgaaatacttgaaatgcataTATTTTAATTACTTGACATAAAATGCTTGAAGGGCATATTTACatgactacttgaattacttgataagaaaaaatgcttaaaaagcatatttacgtgatgtgtttaaatgattaattatgctatggaagcataagtcgattggagtgaatctcctcgactcttacatGGTAATAGTGGGACATGGCCAAaggcggcctattaaaatgatatatgtctaccaattaaccgtaattactaccgttaacTGTTTACCATTTACCATTTACCGTTAACCatgtttacttaccgttttctaatttatttgactacttgcttacttgattacttgattaccgtaaattacatgttcacatgaaattatcaaatattgcttatgtgtttatgtgttaattgttgctagaaattgctcatatgaaattgtccaccattttaaggcgagtgtgtactttatctca
The Coffea arabica cultivar ET-39 chromosome 6c, Coffea Arabica ET-39 HiFi, whole genome shotgun sequence genome window above contains:
- the LOC113722081 gene encoding uncharacterized protein isoform X2, coding for MNILTYQYATLTLNAPVFRFSRNIQNLKLSLLDYTNRRFYPCMSQAHKNPIFVWHTDYSCRQFALAVRCKNQNNSTISVSLENGGYDACALEKSYSLEKVHQETPEKNFWGAVGLIVGTAVGPGMLGLPAATLKSELSFAVMKQDSVAEVSFTGLARKTLGSSLELLTMLGYMPIVFFLASSLR
- the LOC113722081 gene encoding uncharacterized protein isoform X1, yielding MNILTYQYATLTLNAPVFRFSRNIQNLKLSLLDYTNRRFYPCMSQAHKNPIFVWHTDYSCRQFALAVRCKNQNNSTISVSLENGGYDACALEKSYSLEKVHQETPEKNFWGAVGLIVGTAVGPGMLGLPAATLKSGPVPSTFALIFSWLYVISSVILVAELSFAVMKQDSVAEVSFTGLARKTLGSSLELLTMLGYMPIVFFLASSLR